From Coregonus clupeaformis isolate EN_2021a unplaced genomic scaffold, ASM2061545v1 scaf0456, whole genome shotgun sequence, the proteins below share one genomic window:
- the LOC121560485 gene encoding zinc finger protein with KRAB and SCAN domains 1-like — MSQCQKENRALRRKLQFLELKVARERVFVSRPNSVKILDRYRRMARGEGHLTGGHSSFVKPVGHNTWRDDQPITVDEGSETSTQHVIVIESADAEGAGPGVKQEKTEGEVEPRQSRDIQTGLAGAPPVATEDPTITPAPPRNRCSITDVNGMPNAALKSETDTETLTVTHRLLHTESDHRSDPERLVLGPLGCPPAPGSEYLPVFHQSQRTVHYHGDGDALDTGVDDLSCSYATEMDLGNISLGLETQTDLSRGDWNQYSSSVYSEGCLDEKGEVIVVDEVTVKVEGDAPPTWNADSHLGDRHSQGRDVLEYRGSSETNKNVVTHSPLHTLRDHDPVSTSMGPPDSHGHVLFDQVLNSNDRARVEAQGRGATSGNSKEKRFLCMFCKKGFSCPQKVEIHQRVHTGVKPFSCTQCHMCFAQAGDLKRHQMVHTGEKPYSCPQCEKRFSRQHQLKRHLKVHTGERPFACTHCGKRFSERSYLRIHQQKNHSTL, encoded by the exons atgTCTCAatgccagaaagaaaacagggcatTGCGGAGGAAACTGCAGTTTCTGGAACTAAAGGTGGCACGGGAGCGTGTTTTCGTCAGTCGTCCCAATAGTGTCAAGATCCTCGACCGATACAGACGAATGGCAAGAG gtgaaggacatctcactggaggccacagCAGTTTTGTGAAGCCAGTGGGACACAAtacatggagagatgaccaaccaatcactgttgatgaggggagtgAAACCTCAACCCAGCACGTTATTGTGATAGAG tctgcagatgCAGAGGGTGCAGGTCCTGGGGTCAAGCAGGAGAAGACTGAAGGAGAGGTGGAACCACGGCAAAGCAGAGACATCCAGACTGGTTTGGCTGGAGCACCCCCTGTAGCCACAGAGGACCCCACCATCACCCCAGCACCGCCCAGGAACCGATGCAGCATCACAGACGTCAATGGAATGCCGAATGCCGCCCTGAagtcagagacagatacagagacttTAACTGTAACACACAGGCTCTTACACACAGAGTCTGACCACAGATCAGACCCAGAGAGACTGGTGCTGGGGCCACTGGGCTGTCCTCCTGCTCCCGGCTCAGAGTATTTACCGGTATTTCACCAGAGCCAGAGGACGGTTCATTACCATGGTGATGGCGACGCATTAGACACTGGGGTTGATGATCTGTCTTGTTCTTACGCTACAGAGATGGACCTTGGCAACATATCTTTGGGTTtagagacacagactgatctgtctagaggggactggaaccagtacagtagtagtgtatactctgaagggtgcctagatgagaaaggggaggttatagtggtagatgaggtgactgtgaaagtggagggCGATGCTCCTCCCACATGGAATGCAGATAGTCACCTAGGAGACAGACACTCACAGGGCAGAGATGTCTTAGAGTACAGGGGAAGCTCAGAGACAAATAAAAATGTTGTTACCCACTCCCCTTTACACACGCTCAGGGATCACGACCCAGTATCCACGTCGATGGGGCCTCCCGATTCACACGGCCACGTCCTTTTCGatcaggtattgaactcaaaCGACAGGGCTAGAGTAGAGGCTCAGGGAAGGGGAGCAACATCAGGCAATAGTAAAGAGAAacggttcctctgcatgttctgtaaaaaaggcttcagctgcccccagaaagtggagatccaccagagggtccacacaggggtgaaacccttcagctgtacccagtgtcacatgtGCTTCGCCCAGGCTggtgacctgaagaggcaccagatggtgcacacaggggagaaaccctacagctgcccccagtgtgagaagaggttctcccgcCAGCACCAGCTGAAGaggcacctgaaggtccacacgggaGAGAGGCCGTTCGCCTGCACGCactgcgggaagaggttctcagagagaagctACCttaggatacaccagcagaaaaaccaTTCCACTCTATAA
- the LOC121546325 gene encoding zinc finger protein interacting with ribonucleoprotein K-like — protein MANCNVMVFHTQIASIMEVLASAAVADICKLVDDDYAVFRLEITQSQKENRALRRKLQLLELKVAREHAERTTQERILASRPRSVKILDRYGGMERGEGHLTGGHRSFVKPAGDNTWSDDQPITVDEESGTSTQHVIVIESADAKAAGPGVKQERTEGVEDPRHSRDIQTGVAVAMEEPTTTPAQPSSRRSITEVSGTLNAILKSETETLTVTQRLLHTGSDDRSDPETLGLGRLGCPPAPGSEYLLYGNRSPVHSHRNSGDPLETGNDLSCSYATEIDPGNISLDLETQADPSRGDWNRYSSSVYSEGCIDKKGEGLVVDEVTVKVEGDIPPSHLGDGLSQGKDFLDYSLETNLNVATHSPLHVLRDCNPVSTLMAPSNLQDRVLFDQVLNSNNSATAHAQGGGATSGNSKEKRFLCMFCNKGFSCTQKVEIHQRVHTGVKPFSCTQCHMRFAQAGHLKRHQRVHTGVKPFSCTQCQMRFAQAGDLKRHQRVHTGEKPFSCPQCEKRFSRQHQLKMHLKVHTGERSFA, from the exons atggctaactgtaacgttatggtttttcacactcaaatagcctccatcatgGAGGTGCTAGCGAGTGCAGCCGTGGCAGATATATGTAAACTtgtagacgacgactatgcagtgtttcgtttggaaataactcaaagccagaaagaaaacagggcattgcggaggaaactacagTTACTGGAACTTAAGGTGGCAAGGGAGCACGCAGAGAGGACAACGCAAGAGCGCATTCTCGCCAGTCGTCCCAGAAGTGTCAAGATCCTCGACCGATATGGTGGAATGGAAAGAG gtgaaggacatctcactggaggccacaggagctttgtgaagccagCGGGAGACAATACATGGAGTgatgaccaaccaatcactgttgatgaggagagtggaacctcaacccagcatgTTATCGTGATCGAG tctgcagatgccaaggctgcaggtcctggggtCAAGCAGGAGAGGACTGAAGGAGTGGAGGACCCACGGCACAGCAGAGACATCCAGACTGGTGTGGCTGTAGCCATGGAGGAACCCACCACCACCCCAGCGCAGCCCAGCTCCCGACGCAGcatcacggaggtcagtggaacgcTGAACGCCATCCtcaagtcagagacagagacTTTAACTGTGACACAAAGGCTTTTACACACAGGATCTGACGACAGGTCAGACCCAGAGACACTGGGGCTGGGGAGACTGGGCTGTCCTCCTGCTCCCGGCTCAGAGTATTTACTTTACGGTAACCGAAGCCCGGTTCATTCCCATCGGAACTCAGGTGACCCGTTAGAAACTGGCAATGATCTATCTTGTTCTTACGCTACAGAGATCGACCCTGGCAACATATCCTTAGATTTAGAGACACAGGCTGATCCATCCAGAGGAGACTGGAAccggtacagtagtagtgtatactctgaagggtgcaTAGATAAGAAAGGGGAAGGTCTGGTCGTAGATGAGGTAACTGTGAAAGTGGAGGGCGACATTCCTCCTAGTCACCTAGGAGATGGACTCTCACAGGGCAAAGATTTCTTAGATTACAGTTTAGAGACAAATCTAAATGTTGCGACCCACTCTCCTTTACACGTGCTCAGGGATTGCAACCCAGTCTCCACGTTGATGGCGCCTTCCAATTTACAAGACCGCGTCCTTTTCGatcaggtattgaactcaaaCAACAGTGCTACAGCTCATGCCCAGGGAGGGGGAGCCACATCAGGCAATAGTAAAGAGAAacggttcctctgcatgttctgtaacaaaggcttcagctgcACCCAGAAGGTagagatccaccagagggtccacacaggggtgaaacccttcagctgtactCAGTGTCACATGCGCTTTGCCCAGGCTGgccacctgaagaggcaccagagggtccacacaggggtgaaacccttcagctgtacccagtgtcaaaTGCGCTTCGCTCAGGCTggtgacctgaagaggcaccagagggtccacacaggggagaaacccttcagctgcccccagtgtgagaagaggttctcccgccagcaccagctgaagatgcacctgaaggtccacacaggagagaggtCGTTCGCCTGA